The Populus alba chromosome 13, ASM523922v2, whole genome shotgun sequence genome contains the following window.
AGACAAGACTTGCTAACGCTGTTGTGTTTTTTATGCCTAGCTGTTACACGTACAGATCACCACCATTGTTGTCTGGTTCAAGTTTCATTTTCATGTTATCCCCGATGGTTTCAGGTCCATAACCATGGGTTGAACCTGGGATTTCTATCAAACCCATTTAATTTGCTAATACAGAAGGGAATTTTGTtcgatcaaatttgatattatcAGTACTATTCAAACGATAATTAAAGGGTCATGCTTGCAGTCATTGCTAACAGAGAAGGAGAATGAGGTAATGTTATAAGTTATAACAAGAAGTTTATGAAAACTAACCTGATTGATGCCAAAACAGAGATGAGAGACCACAGAAGAAGGAAAGAGGCAGATCGTAgaagaagtaaagaaaaaaaaataggtgttttgagagagagagaggaactGTGGAACAGTGAAATCATGTGTTGGTGCTAGGTTTTACCGATTTGAACGAATTGGACTGATTTTGTGTGAGTTTGAGAGATTTTACTGGTTTTCgagtttttaacttgatttcacatgttctatccattttgaatgttatcaaaaacacttttgtatgattttacgagttaaaacatgtttttgaacAACATTGAATATTAACAAACATAGTTTTTAACTTGACCTTGGTTCAAGGCTCGAGTTCCGGGTTTTGACTGGGTAGCTCGGATTGtccgggttaatttttttttcaaaaaattaaaatgacattgttttagtaaaaaaaaaaaaaattaaaggttgcAATCGGTTTTTGAccgggtcttgccgggtcacatcgagttttttcttttcctattttatCTTCAACCTGACCCGGTAGTTTCATCTCCAAAGCCGTACCAAGgatttcaaaattatgatatCAAGTATGGTTTTAAAACCTGATGAGATCTAATAGGttgatctaataaaaaatttaggctTCGCTTAATAAAACTTAACCAaaacatgttgattttttttatatataaataatgttattttatttttttttataaaaaatttagattaatctaaattaatccGAGTTTACAATTAAATTTTCTAACCTAAAACTTACATTGGGTTAACCCCAATATGGAATATTGCTAGCAAGCACCGATTTTAGAATCGGAACTATAATTTCAAGTAGTTGGTCCGTTGGATAAggaagtttattttatttcttgacattttaagtttaaatcctTAAGATTAGTATCCgcattaaattattaagttttttcGACTAACATGTGGTgcgtttttttaaatcatttaaaaaggGGCGTGTCTTTAAAATCACCTTCAAGAAAATTTAGTGTTAATTCacctataaaataattgatccgataacatctttttttttctttttttttttatctctaataGAAAATTTAGTATTATGGAACAAAATCTTGCTTGACAAAtccttctttgatttttttttttttcattaagtgGTAAGGATTTCATCGAATTAATTTGTGCCTTAGTTAAGACTAATCCCCTTCTCAAATCATTTTAGAAATACATTCTCGTATTAATTTTGTATATACTAGATTTTTTACCCTTACTATGCTGTTCGTTTGTActtaattctatttaataaaaaaaaattcaagcattACTATCATTTTTCtattagaagatttttttttaaaatcatgtgaTGGTGACCCGATCAACTTAACGAGTTAAGAAATAACCCaaataacaagtaaaaacattgtttgactcacaaaaaatttatgacaatcttttttatatataaatatttaaacgaTAACATATTGAATTGACTCGAGTTAATCCGTCAAATCTATGACCTAGGTCATGAGGTCATGAtaactttgttaaaaaaaattgagaaaaattataCAGTTCAATTTCTAATCATCCCAATgttgagggataaaattgaaaaacaaattcaattaaaaaaatgacttcAGTTAACCCGAATTAATTTGCCAAACCCACGACCCGGGTCATGAGACtagaataacctcatagaaagtaaattgaagCAAATTGTAAAATCTAATTCCCAATCAACTTGATATTGAATGATCAAACTGAaaagaatcaattaaaaaaataaaaaagcaattcGAGTCAATATGCTAAACTTAtagaatataaacaaaaaataataattatagacAACCTGAGTAAGGCTGCTAAACTTGCAACTTGGATAATGAGACACAGATAaccatatataaaacaaataaaaaacattatgaagcCTATCTCCTAATAAAATcattgttgaatgatgaaattaaaaaaaaatcaatttaaaaacatgacataataaaatgataCGAGTCTATCAGGGTTAACTCTTAAAACCGGTGATCTGAGTCATTAGACCAAAATAACatcatagaaaacaaaccaaaaaaacgaTGATTAAATTGCGAAaattaccaattaaaaaaagaaaaagaaaactcgaTTTAATCGGGCTATCCCGCTAAACACGCGAGATGAGTaatgagactatgataatcacatagaaagcaaacaataataaatcatgaagtccaattttcaataaataaaatgttgaaagatgaaaataggaaaagaaacatggatttgttcttttaaaaaaaaaaccaaaggaaaaaaatttattgcaaTGAATTgcgggataaaaaaataacatgaatcaaTAAAAGTTAATCTGCCAAATCGATGACCAGGTCACGAGATCGAGATAATCTCATAGGaagtaaaccaaaaaaataactcgagtcaaACTAGATTAACTTGCCAAACTCACTACTCGAGTCTTGAGACTGATATATctccatagaaagcaaattgaaataaattatgaagcctaatttctcaaaaacccatttctaaaggatgagattgacaaaaattcaattgaaaataggatataataaaacaacCTGAGTCTACCGGGTTAACTTACAAAACCAAAGACTTAGACAATGAGACtagaataacctcataaaaagcaaacaaaaataaataatgaagtataattcttaatcaactcaatattaaaggatgaaattaaaaaaaaataccatttaaaaagaaagaaaaaaaactcaagtcaactaTGTTAACCTGCTAAACTCATAACAGGggttatgagattgagatatTCATAAGTAAaccgaaacaaattatgaagctcaatctttaataaattaaatattaaataataaaattaatatatatatatatatatataagaaaaaatattattacaataaatagtatttttgtaAGGGATactcaataaaaaacattgcctcttttagtttttgtcaAGGCACGTGCGGGCAATATTTGATTGGTATAAGATGttggatatttttaataacatttcCTGGATTTTGTGCAGAGTGATCAAAATGAAATTTCAGTCACTACAACGCCCAAAAAGGTGTTCTCTTAGCGTGACAAAAGAAGATAACACTGCAACAGAGGTCACATTTCCTTAGCTTTTGAATATTTTGCTAACATATACTTCAGGAGGGAAGTGGGAGGACATGGCGAGTATTAGGAGAGCAATGAGAGAGGCGCAGTGGCGGTGAAGAAGGCAGCTGGATGTATAGTTGGGTAACCATGAAGGATGGCGTCCATGTTTTTGTGGCTGGTGATAACTCACATCCAGAAAAAAGGTTTAATCCATGCAAAACTCGCACTGTAAGATCTTGTACCAGAGAACAAGGAAGAACTCCTGAGCTATCACAGGAGAAACTTGCAGTTGTTTTTGTTCTCACTCGCAATTCAGGATTGCCTATCAGGATAATGAAGAACCTCAGAGTTTATGTGATTCAAACAGGTTTCATCACTTTGAGGATGGTAAGTGTTCATGTTAGAATTACTGGTGATTGGCCAGCCAGCTTAGTTTCTAGAAACATTGGTATCATAGATCGATAATTTAACAGCATGGGATCTCCTTCGATGTTTTTAGTGATATAATTCATGCTGGGAAAATAACGCTGGACAGAAGAAGATTTGAAACGtaccaaaaaagaaataagaagcaAGGAAGGAaaagccaaagaaaaagaatgactTGTGTGTTGAGAAAATTGTAAAGTCAAGAAAATTACATATAATTACTAAAATCCTAATCAGAATTATATTTGAGCTTAAAACCCACTAACTAATAAAAGCTTTTTATTTGCAGGCTGCTTCTTTATGTTAGATTATTGTACGATGACTCGTGAACTAATTAACATGTGAGATGTGATATAAGGTCGTGTCTTTGTGAAGAATTCTACCGAGTCACTGCAAGTTGTGGTAGCAAGACAATACCGCACAAATGGAGGGCTAGTTATAAGATCCAGAGAGATCCACAAATATTTTCAGTGACTATATAGAAAAACAACTATATATAATtcagtaagaaaaataaatcatacatgAACTACCAGAAAATTCATGattaatagcaataaaaaggtcaacaaaaaatattttattataatcctGAGAGATATAACTTAACTGGTTAGCCTTTAGGTTTGTTTCTTAGAGATCATAAGTTCAAATCCTACAAATATTAGGATTATTGGAGACTgatatggtcgttaatttcagaatCCGTGAGATTATTTGAGATGCATGCGCAAACTGGCTTGAATATCgatgttaataatatatatatatatatatatatatatatatatatatatatatatatatatatatattattttgctaCTTTTCAATATCAATTACAACGGAaaaattttgttggtaattaccaatgaaatttgtgatgaaatttttttattgtataaaattatattcataaaatttcattattttttatttgttgttgccATTATATTCATAAAACATAAGTTCATGATCATATAACAATGAAGTCCAAATCAACatccaaaaaacaatttaataaaagtCTAGATAgaattatgtaaaaataattatatttcgaTTTGGTAGATTTTATTTGAGAGCTTAAGAGTAgaattttagtagaaaaaaaaattatacattgatagcatttttaaaatcattacaataatagaattttttttttttgaattgattatgTAAGAAGACTCAATTTCTATagttgtaattaaaattaatacttCACAATCACTAACTGCTTGAAACAATTCCATTTTTCTAGCATTTCCCCTTCAATCAATCATTCAAGCAAACGCTAATCTCTCAGGGCAAAGATTTTCCAAAAACTTAATTCACATGAAACTAGtcgatataaaatattttataatcatcttttaattttaatttatttgttaataaatattttcaactcataaaatttataatatattttataataataatccactcatattattattaaataattttaatcatccTTATTATAATAACCACCACTTTATCACTATCAATATCAATATTTCCAATACCTCTTTATTAACTCCATACCATCATCACTTTACTCCATCATCATTCTTATAGTTACCACAACAACAATTTCATTATTACTGcacatcatcattattttactaCAACAATAGTAttaggggtgattattttcgATTTGGTtaggtttttatataaaaaaaaaaactaaaccaatttttttaaaaaaatcaaaaccggttcaaacaaGTTTGGCTCGGTTGTTTCGATTTGAACtcggttcgattcggtttttttggttacttttttttttgttttctcagttttttaattcttttcccACCCCTATCaagtattatatattttttttatgaaaaaaattttacatgcaaatatttcttattcaagaaacattttatgaaaaataatagcaCCTTGCTATCAAGcaattttcctatttttttaattgcaatttcaTAGTATATCTCATTCAAACATTGAATCATGTTGATCAGGAACTCAAAATCCTCCTATAAATACAGATGCACATCTCTCAATATGAGAAAGGAAGAACAAatataaaccttaaaaaataattcgatGACaacatatataacatatatttgtAACTTATATTCATCATTTGTTAATTTATCAATATGATGTGTAATAATTAATCCAGGATTTTATGGATTAAATTgactaacaaaaataatttaagttgtttaatttaaaataatcatattattCGATTGGATTATTGAATCGAATTCAAATTTTACACATGAATTTctaatataaaactaaatttatagtAGATAATAGGATTcctttattaatttcatattttagctttattattttttctattggttGTTTCCTAGTTTTTTATGGATATTTAAggaatttaaaactattttttaagatcTTTTACAACTTTTTGTTAAACTCAAATCCATAGCTTAATTTCTTTACGTCACAATGAAAGGAAGTTTAGCTTTTTTCATACCAGTGTATTGTTAACAATGATATATCCATGGAGACCAGCAGCTGGTGAATGGTCAAAGtcaaacaacataaatattagaCTTATTCAACAttataaataaatgaacaatTACTAAGATTTAATATAAGTATAATCACATAGGATAAAGTGAGTATAATTTGGTTAAATAAATGTACATAACTTGCTAAGTAAACAgtctagaatttttaaaattagtatttcaaataatttcttgagaatacattttttattcccCGCATCAATGGAATGTAAAGAAGCACTTGAgcataaaatatcatcaaacataaaattactttctaaaaattcaaaatgtaattttatagattaaaacACTACTGTGATTTCAAACAGATAAAAAACTAGTTGTAAGATACACAGAGAttcatgaatattttcaataactatataaaaaacaactaagaaaaaaaaaatatatatatatatatatatatatataattcagtaaaaaaaaaatcatacactacaaaaaattgataattaatgCAATGGAAATATCAGCGAAAATTATTTCGTTGTTACTTTTCTATATTAATAGCAACATAAAATTTCTATTGGTGATTACAAatgaaaattatgatgaaatTTGTTGTtgcataattaaaattatattcataaaatttCATTATCTTTGATTTCTTGTTTCCATTATATTCATAAAACATAAGTTCATGATCATATAACAATGAAGTCcaaacatccaaaaaaaaaagagggcatGTTATTTGATTTCTTGTTTGAATTGATCATATAAGAAGACTCAATTTATATagttgtaattaaaattaatactcACACAATCACTAACTGCTAAAATCccgttttttctagtatttccCCTTCAGTTAATCATTCAAGCAACTGCTAATCTCTTAGGGCAAACAAACTTGAAGATTTTCCaagaacttgaattttttttttcagaaaaacaaaaatgtaagaatggagtgtgtgtgtgtatcagcAAATTATCTGAAAATGCTTTCTCAAAGGCCAAAATCTCTGAAATTTCTAGTTTTCAAAAGAATTGGAAAGCTACATAAAATGATTATTCGAATGTTCTTGATTCTAGAACACAAAATGTCAATGATAAGCTGAAAAAACAGCCAAAACTTATTGCTTGCGCACTgacttcttctctctttcaatCTTCTTATAGAATTAAGGAGCATATAATACTGTATTTATGCCAATTATTAGTTTTCCATTGCATTCGAACACCATTTTAACAAACATATCAGTCTTATAAGAatggagtatatatatatattgctctaaagaaattcaaaagaaagGGGAAAACAAGATCAGATTGAAGGGAAAACCATGCAACAAGGCACAAGCAGTCTTTGTTATACAGGATATTTCCATACATATGTGAGCTTGTTCGTATAATATCTATATAGCTCACataattcaagaaattaaacttAGATTCTAAACTCTAGTACCTAATTTACCATTATTCTATGCTAAGTTTCGTACTCTAGTCCTGTAAGGAGTTCCCCAGTGATCCCAGGATGAATCTCGAAGTCCCATAGCTCTAAATCCAACTCCATTTCACTCGTGGATCCATTAATGAGCATGTTCAGTCTCTCGGTTACTTTTGCAGCTCCAAAACCATTATCAGATTCCTTCATCTGcacaaaagaaattcaaatttatcATTGAATTGTTCAAGAGAACATGTCGAGGATGTATTAGGAATGAATCAGCATGATTGATCAAAGTATATATAATCATTACCTGTGCGTGAAGTACTTGGAAAATGGAATCTCCAAGAACTTGAAAATTAGCATTAACAACCTCTACACCTTCTTCATGGAGAATGcgaataatctcataaaataaGAACTGATTATCTGGCCCACTTGTCAAAACTATCTCTAGAGCTGAACCCAATTCTTGGATTTTTAGCTGAGGTGATTTTGGAGTAGCGATTGGTATAGGATCATAAGTGCACGTATATGATCTTTTTCTGCTGCTTGTTAAACCTTCTTTCTTCTCCCTGGCTTTCTTCAACTTCTCCTCTAGACTCTTTATATGGCTTATTGCTTCATCTATCTGATCGGGCAGTGGCTGTGGTTCCTGCATATATCCAAAACAAATGTAAGAACTTCAATCCTTAATTTGCCAACTCAAGCAACAGCAGCTTGGCGGCCTCGCCATGAGAGGTGAAAGCTAGCATGCAATAATACAAGTAGACATGTCTATGGAGATGGTGAGAGAAAGCACCTTGAAGTTCTGATTAGGGAGGAGAGAATTGAGCTTGGAGTAAAGtgttttcatttgatttctCCTGTTTTTCTCGATGacctttctctctgtttttgtaGAAGAAACATTACTGCTACTCTCCATGATTACTGTACCTCCAAAGCTCTCAACCATGGCTCCCATGAGAAGCCTCAGAGCAGATGTGAAGATGGCTGATCCTTTTTCTTGACAGCTCTTTATATACACCATCAAAACAAGTCCAAGAACACAAAAGGAAAGGGTGGGCTGAGCTCATGAACGCACTCGTCATCCAGTAAACATCACTTTGTCAGTTTGTCCTGTCCACCTCAGCGTCATCGGCTGCCAATTTGGAATCCAAGAACAATCTCTTTACATGtgcctattttttatttcaatgcaAGGAGTTTTCACTTTTGATTGTTG
Protein-coding sequences here:
- the LOC118050418 gene encoding transcription factor bHLH162 produces the protein MVYIKSCQEKGSAIFTSALRLLMGAMVESFGGTVIMESSSNVSSTKTERKVIEKNRRNQMKTLYSKLNSLLPNQNFKEPQPLPDQIDEAISHIKSLEEKLKKAREKKEGLTSSRKRSYTCTYDPIPIATPKSPQLKIQELGSALEIVLTSGPDNQFLFYEIIRILHEEGVEVVNANFQVLGDSIFQVLHAQMKESDNGFGAAKVTERLNMLINGSTSEMELDLELWDFEIHPGITGELLTGLEYET